AACCTGGTGAACGATATATCCTCGGCAACAAAAACATGTCCTTGAAAGAAATTCTACTTGCTCTTGAAACATTGACCGGACTCAAAGCCCCAACTATAAAAATGCCCTATTGGGTTGCTTACACAGCAGGGCTGGCCTGTGAGTGGTTTTCCAACACTATCACTCATCAGCCGCCTTCGGTTCCACTAGCAGGAGTGAAAATGGCAAAGCACTTCATGTATTTTGATTCTTCAAAAGCAGTCCGAGAACTCGGTCTTCCGCAAAATCCGGTAGAAAGTGCCCTGGAGCAGGCGGTGAACTGGTTCAAGGAAAATCCGGTCTCAAACTGATCTCATGGAAACGCTATCTCTTTTATGGGGCACAGTAATCCTGAGACCTTATGTGTTTATATTTCTCGCATTTTACTTAACGATAGCCATCCTCAATATGGGAGTAGCCCGTTCTCTTTGTTTCACAGTACTTGCTTATCTGGTAGCTTTTCTTTCAGAATATTCATCAACCCGAAATGGGTTTCCATTTGGATATTATAGTTATATTGAAACCACCCGTGATCAGGAATTGTGGATCAGTAACGTACCATTCATGGATTCACTGTCATTCTCTTTTCTGATCTATGTCAGCTATACTTTGAGCCTGTTACTCTGGGCACCTCTCATAAAAAATAAATGGGATATCAGACTCGGTGACATTCAGCCCATAAAACATTCGGTCAGGGTCATTGCCTCGGCTTCGATTTTATGTATGATGTTGGACGTTATCATTGATCCGGCAGCATTTTTAGGAGATCGCTGGTTTCTCGGAAAGATTTATTATTACAAAGAGGAAGGAGAATATTTTCACATTCCCCTTACTAATTTCGCAGGCTGGGTTTTTGTTTCTGCGGTAACACTGTCGATCTTTACAGCTCTAGAACGCTGGTTGGATGAAAAAATTCCTTTCCATCCCCGATACCAACTTCCCGCCCAGGCTTTACTGGGTCCAGGAATCTATTTTGGCGTACTGATATTTAATCTCGCTGTCACGTTTTATATAAAAGAAGCGTTGCTGGGTTTGATAGGAACTCTGATCAGCCTGGCACTTTTTTGTTTAGCCCTATTCAGAGTCAAGTTTGCGCCTGACCATTCTCTCCTCCAAGGCATACAAGACAAGGAGCAAATATAACAGGACTGGGAAGGGTTTACATAGTTTTTGATCCAACATAAATCCCATAAACTATGGCTGCGCCCACAAGGCCCATCAACAGGTTATCAATTGCCATTGCTTCCCAATCTGGAGCCCGCGCCCAGTTCATCCAGGGAATAATAACTATAAAGAGAGAAAAAAAACCAACAACCAGAATACCGGCGAGAATGAGTATCAGTTTTTTCTC
The Nitrospinota bacterium genome window above contains:
- a CDS encoding carotenoid biosynthesis protein, which translates into the protein METLSLLWGTVILRPYVFIFLAFYLTIAILNMGVARSLCFTVLAYLVAFLSEYSSTRNGFPFGYYSYIETTRDQELWISNVPFMDSLSFSFLIYVSYTLSLLLWAPLIKNKWDIRLGDIQPIKHSVRVIASASILCMMLDVIIDPAAFLGDRWFLGKIYYYKEEGEYFHIPLTNFAGWVFVSAVTLSIFTALERWLDEKIPFHPRYQLPAQALLGPGIYFGVLIFNLAVTFYIKEALLGLIGTLISLALFCLALFRVKFAPDHSLLQGIQDKEQI